TAAAAACTACCCAAAAATATTTTTGGAGATGCAAACCTGTGAGTTAGAGCTCAAAACAAAAACAAACATCGACAAAAGCGCCCTATTACTTTCTTATTTAATAAAAATTCAAGGATTGTTTTGATAAAATAGCTGCGCTTTTTATACACAAATGAAAGCCTTGCCGAGAAGTTCTCGGATATATAGCCAAAAGGAGAAAAAATGAGACATTACGAGACACTGTTCGTGCTCAAACCAACGCTTACAGACGAAGAGAAGAAAGCGAAGTTTGACTTCATCAAAGAGGTCATAGAAAACAATGGTGGTGAAATAGTAGCCACAGAAGATGTAGGAGTAAGAAAACTTGCATATCCAATTCAAAAGTTTGAACGTGGTCACTACTATATCATCTACTTCAAAGCTCCATCAGAGACTGTAAGAGAGCTTGAGAGAATCTATAGAATTACAGAAGATGTTATTAGATTTCTCACTATAAAATATGAAACAAACAAAGATATCAGAGCTTGGGAAAAAATGGTTGAAAGAGCTAAAAAATTAAGCGGTCAAGCGAGCGAAGAAAAAGCAGAGGCATAAAATGTACAACAAAGTCATATTGGTAGGCAATCTCACAAGAGACATAGAACTCAAATATACAGGTACCGGAATGGCTATTGCAAAAACAGCAATTGCCACAAATAGAAGATTCAAAACACAAGCAGGAGAGCAAAAAGAAGAGGTCTGTTTCATAGACATTACTCTTTTTGGAAGAGCTGCAGAGATTGCCAACCAATATTTGAGCAAAGGAAGCAAGGTTTTAGTAGAGGGAAGGCTGATTTTTGAGCAATGGACTGATCAAAGCGGCAACAAGAGATCCAAACACTCTGTAGCTGTTGATAATATGCAGATGCTAGGGCGAAGTGAAGATCGCTCTTCAAGCACCTCTTATGAAAAGCCAGCCTCATACGCTCAACCAGCACAAGCCAAAGAGGCTCCTGCAAAAGAGCCTGAAATACCAGAAATCGATATCGATGAAGATGAAATTCCATTTTAGAAAGGACTAAAAAGTGGCAGAAAAAAGAAGATTCAAAAAAAGAACATGTAAATACTGTGAACAAAAAGTTGAATATATTGACTATAAAGATATAGAACTCATCAAGCATACTCTCAGCGAGCGTTATAAAATCATGCCAAGACGCCTCACTGGAAACTGCAAAAAGCACCAAGAGATGGTCGAAGAGGCAATCAAGAGAGCAAGACATGCTGCACTTGTTCCATATATTGTAGATAGAAAAAGAGTTGTACCTAACCCTTGGGAAGAACTGCAGCCAATCTACAAATAAGCTTCAGGGGCTTATCGCCCCTTTAAACATATTTTGCATGCATTCCACATAGACAAATTTCTGATCTCCAATATCTTCTTTAAAATCAGCTATATCGCAATACTCTTTACCAAAAAAACGATTTATACTATTTGTAGTATATGAGAGCATCTTCATATGTAAAGTAGGAGACTGCGAATAACTTGGAAAATCTACAATGCTTTTTTGTATAATCTGATAAAGTTTTTCATTTGTAAAATCGATCATGCTCTCTTTACTATATGTTACAATAATTTTACCTTCGAAATCTTCCCATATTTTCCTAAAATCTTCAAAAAGCTCTGCAGGAAGCTTATCAATATTTTTGAAAACCATAATATCAAAAATGTCAAATTGGCTGAGACTCATATCTTCATCTGCTAAATTTTCACATGGAACCACACAAAAAGGCAAAGTGCGAAAGGAGTACTCATCACTATTTAAAAATCGTTCCAAAACCAGATGCGTATAATAGGCATCTTCATATCGTACTGCTAAACGTTGAGCCTCTTTGTCAAAAATATTCAGTGAACGAGTAAAATATTCAGCATATATATTTTTGCCTAAAAAGTTTTCTATTGTATAAGCTAATGTTGGATATTCACAATGTTTAATCTGTTTTTGAGAACCCATTTTATGGAGCTTACTATTTACACTATCTACAATACCATCGAGAAACTCTTTTGCCTCTTTGAGATTAAATCCAAAACGTCGCAAACGACTTAAAAGAATATAGCCGCTAGATTGATCTTTTGCAAGTATAAACTTTTGTGTCAAGATAGCCAGATATGCTACATATGCAAATTTAAGTTTTCTCTCACTTAGTGTTACAGGAAAGTTGATTTCTAGCTGTGGATAGAGCATGAGATTTGCAAAAACAAATCCATCATAAATATACTGGAATAATTCAAGTGTATCTACAAAATAGAGCTTGCATACTTCCAATATATCTGTAGCCACCCGACTCCGCTCTAATATTCTCATTTCAAACTCAAAAAGCTCTTTTGCACTTGTATAACTAGCTCCTAAATCGCTATCCATTTTCGCCATCAATACTGCACCTATATAGGACATTGCTAGGAGCGATTCACCCTCTCCTTTAATATCATTAAAAGGAAGAAGAGGAGCCAGTCTTTTGAAAATATTACTGAGCAAAATATTATATATTTCAAAATCAGCAAAATTGATAAGGTATTTATTTGTAAGATTGATATCATAGTGTACATATTCATACACAAGCTCTTTAACCTCTTCAAAACCTAAGCGAGCAATTGCTACTTTTACATCACTCACCTGTGCAGCGCGTGCTCGCTCAATAGAATTAGCACGTTTGAGAATCATCTCTTGGAGTTTTGGTATCGATGCAATATGGCGCTGAAATTTTTCAATAGTCGCATTAGGATCATCAAGATCAAGCATTAATGAAATAACGGCCTTGTTTGTTTCAATATCTTTATCTCTAACGACGAGCTCTTTATCAAAAATTGTTTTTGATACAAATTCACTAGTTTTTGGCATAAAAAGATGGTTTTGAATCAACTCTTGAGATACATCACATTGCAGACAAAAACCAATTTTTTTACTTTGTGGAGCACAAACTTCAGCATCACATGTAAGTTCAGCAAACTTAAGATCTACAAAATCCCCATATCCCAAATTTGCCTCTTTTACATAAATCCCAACACTTTTTTTAGATATATCTGTTATTTCCCCATACTGCGTGGATAGATTTTGGACTATATACCTCTCTTCTCCTCTTTGATTAAGTATTTTTTCTTCAGTAACCTCAACTTCTTCTTTTTTCTCTTTCTTTTTTCCAAAACCAAATAGCGCCATACTATTTTCCCTTCCATGTCATCAAAACTTTATCCGCTTCTTCACCATATAAAGATATAAAGTCTATATCTATAAGTTCCAATCCCAACTTCTTCAAAAAACCCATTTCATGATAATACTGTACAATTTCTTCTGCCTCTTTTTTATAGCAGCTATCTCTTTTTTCAAAAAGATAGATTTTAGTTATCAATCTATTATCGGCAAATTCAGCATCTATCGCAACAAATTGTTCATCATTATCAATAATTAAAGATCCTTGTGCAATCTCTTCAAATCCATAAAGGGTATTCATATCACATATAAAATAACCACCCTTTTTCAAAAGATTCTTCACACAAACGAAAAATTTTGCAAGCTCCTCTTTATCAAGATAATTGATAACATCAAAAACTGCTGTGGCTGCTTCATACTTTCTATCCAACTGGCATATGTCACCATGATATACCTGCAATCCTGCTTTCTTTGCACGCTCTACCATTACTCTACTAACATCGATGCCTTCAGGCTCAAAACCTGCATTTTTTGCCAATTGCATAAATGCCCCGCTCCCACACCCAATATCAAGAAAATTTTTTATACCAAGCTCTGAAAGCTTATCTAAAAAGACCTCATAGAGTTTTTGTTTTTCCTCTTCAAATCCTAAAAGCGGCTCAATTTTCCCATAGAGATCAAGCCCCACCCAAAGCCTCCTGCAACTGCTGGCGTAGCGCTAAAATTTTCTCTTTCTTATCATAGAAACTATTTTTATTAGCAATAAAATAGGCACTGCTTTGCATAATAGTTAAAGCTGGTTTAAGACCATTTTGTTTCATTGTCTCGCCAGTTTCGACAATATCTACAATCATATCAGCTAGTCCCACCAAAGGAGCAAGCTCAATAGAGCCGTAGAGTTTAATAATCTCCACTGGAATCGCTTTTTTGCTAAAAAACTCTCTTGTAATGTTCTCCATCTTCGTAGCAACTCTATAACTTGGCTTATTAAATGTAAGCTCTTCATCTTCTTTGATACCAATACTTACACTGCAAGCACCAAAACCAAGATCCAGAAGTCTTACGAGATCGAGCCCTTTTTCTTCAAGCACATCAAGTCCCACAACACCAAGGTCTGCTGCTTGATGATAAACATAGGTTGGAACATCTTGATTGCGTACACGTAAAAAACGAAAATCATCTATCTCTAAAATAAGTTTTCTCTCTCCAAATCGAAACTCTTTTGCAAATATTTTTTCAAAAAGAGCCAATGAGTCATCACCAATACGCCCTTTAGGCAGTGCGATCGTTAACATAAACCTTTCCTTTGTACCAGTTTTTCTAAATGTTTAAAAAGTAGTAATGGATCATATAGCGCTTCAGGAATATAGTGATGGAGCAACTCCCCATCACCACCTGTTATATAGATCCTCATATCAAACTGCTTTATTGCAAGAATAATTGGCTTTATAATTCCATAACTTATAGCTGTAAGTGTATTTTGCGGTAAATGTGTTAAATCTACTTGTTGTAATGTATTAATCGCTAGTCTACTTGAAATCTCTGCAAAATCTCTTTGCAAAAAGCGAATTCCCGGTATTATAAAACCACCTTTATGTCTGCCTTTTTCCATCACATCTACTGTTATTGCACTTCCAGCATCTACAATCACACCTTCTTCAACTCCCCAACACAAAGCTTTACGGTCAACACCTAAACCTCTATAAGATGTATCAAGAGTAATATATTGCTCCAAGTTAATCCAGTTTTCAAACTCTTCTAAAAGCTTTTCTACTTTGGGGTTGACATTGATAAAGCAAACTTTTTGCCTCCTATACTGCTCAATTTGCGTAATAGGTATACGCTTAAGTTCTTTTCCATCATAAAATTTTGCAAAACTATTGCCTATATCACACAATAGCATCTACTCTCCAACCAACCTCTTGCAAATACTCTTTTGCTTTGGAGCAAAGGGGAGCATGATAGAGGAGGTATTTGTAGCGAAATCCATGCTTAACAGGAAGGCTTTGCACTAATTCCTCATAACTTTTTGCATCTTTAAACAAAATTCTGCTTTTACGATCTACATATACTATTACATAGTACTTTTTATGAGTATCTAAACCTATATAGATTTCTAAACGCTTTTTAATGCCAAGTTTTTTTAAATCAAGCTTTGTAAATTTTTCAAAAACAATACCCTTTTTGCGAAAAAAATCTACCAATTCTCTCATAGTTTTTTGAGTTCGAAATAGTTATTGTCATAGAATATTTTATCTTTGGATGTAAAGATATACTCCTCTATACCACTTGGAAATCCAAAGATATTAGAAACACGCAGATCTTTATCAACAGCAATAATATAGCCCTCTTTTTCCACTACATAGATATACTCTCCATATACTGCACCTGTAAAATGTGCAAAAGGATATTTTCTTCTCTTCATGATATTTAGTTGCGGATCAGTGAGAATTATCTCTCCATCTTTTGTGAGAAGATATACTCTTCCTTTTGCATAAAGCACATCACTAAGAGACAAATCCAATGTATTTGAAAATGTTGGGCTTACCGAAATAATTTTATTGGGTGTGGCTGCAATGAGCTTTTCATCTATTACATCGAGAAAAATCACATTATTAAAATGTTTTTTTGTACCAACTATGAGAGTGCGAAGCTCTTTGCCTGTAGGATCTACAACAACAAGTTTTCCATCAAGTGTTGGAAAAACTGTAAGTTGTCCAAGAAAAAAAGGATTAGCTATTTTTGTATCCACAGCTATGCTCTTGCCTTGCTCTGTTGCATAAATAACATGTTTGCCTACAATATCGTAAAGCATCAAAGAGTTATCATCAAATACAAGTGCAACTCTTTTATCTTTTGTAATATTTGCTGCAATAGGTGATCGCATTGTAAAGTGTTTTTGCAATACTTTTTTATGAGATTTGCTATCAATGATAAGTAGATCACCACACTTATTTGCAGCTATATAGTAACCATTACTCTTATTTATAAAAAGATACCCCTTTGGTAATCTATAATTTTCTAAACCATCTTTGGAAATAAACTCTCCATCTTCAAGAGTTGCTCCATCACGCAAAACATCCACTATAGGTGCTGGCAATTTCCCATCAAAATCCACATACCCCGCTATCTCTTTTGGCTCAAAATATCTTTTGCTGCTACATCCTACAAAAAGAAGCAACGAAAGAGCAAAAAGTATCAACTTTCTCATTTTTTTACCTTTGCACCGTAGTGTCCAAGAAGCAGAGCATAAGGATATGCAGTAGAAGATTTATCAATATTTTCGATTTTCTTGCGTCCTACAGCTATTGCATCTTTCATGAAATCCATATAAGCACTATCTAAATATGCAAAATCACGTAAAATTGCATCAGAATTATTTGCATATCGTTCAAGCGCTTTGCTATCTTTTTTGATAACTGCGATATGGTATTTTGCAAGATCTCCAAGTACTCTATCATCTCCATTTGCAATCTTTTGGAGTGCTTCTATATCATTTTTCTCTATAGCTTTTTGATAGATATAAAGTGCATATAGTTTGGGATTTTTGTTTTTAAGAGTTTGTAAAGCTTCTTTATCCTGAGGATTTTGTAATAGAGAATTGTACGCAGCATTACTTACTTCGAGATTATGTGTTTTCATCATATCGTAACCAACATACCCCAAAAACCCTATAACTACAAGAACCACCAGAGCTGTTATCTTTTTTTTATGTTTTTTATAAAACTTTTCTGCTTTTATTACCGATTCTAAAAACTTCTCCTCACTATCCAGCTCTTTTTTTATATATTCAATATTATCTTTTGTACTCAATGTCACTCCTTCAATAAATTCACCTAATATTATCAAACAAAACATTATTTTATGGTAAAATACGAAAAATTTTACGAAGGTTTGGGATGAAAAAGATCGATGAAAATCTGCTCCAAAGGCTGCAAACTCTCAGTATGATTCAGATAAAAGATGAAAACAGAGATCGCATTCTCGAAGATCTCAATAAATTCTTAGAATTTGTAGATGTTTTAGATGAGCTTGATATATCTTCATACGCAGCTACGTACAGTCCAATAGAAGCAAGTGCTCCTCTTCGCAAAGATATTCCGCAAAACCAGAGTGAGATCGGACAAAAAATCTTACGCAATGCACCAAAAAGTGAAGATGACTTTTTTATTGTCCCTAAAATAATCGAATAGGACATTTATGGTAGATATCAACTCTTTACTCAAAACTGTTGTTGCGCATAAAGCTTCAGATCTCCATTTGGTTTTTGGGAGTGAACCGCAAGTAAGAATCGATGGAAGACTTATCCCACTCAATCTTCCTGTCTTAACTGGCAAAGAGATACAAACATTGTGCTACTCTCTCTTAACTGATAAACAAAAGAAAGAGTTTGAAGAAAATTATGAGCTTGATTTTGCCTTCAGTATCCCCAATGTTGGACGTTTCCGTGCAAACTATTACAAAACTTTAGGAGAAGTTGCAGCTGCATTTCGTATTATTCCACAAGAAATTCCAAGTATTGATGATTTGGGACAGCCTCCTATATTTAAAGATATTATTAAACGAGAAAAGGGACTCATACTTGTCACTGGTCCTACTGGAAGTGGTAAATCAACTACTCTCGCTGCAATGCTTAATGAAATTAACAATGTCGAGCATAAGCATATAATTACTATAGAAGATCCTGTTGAGTTTATACATAAAAATAAAAAATCCCTCTTTTCCCACCGCGAGTTAGGATTTGATACAAAAAGTTTTGCAGTCGCGCTCAAATATGCCTTGCGTGAAGATCCCGATGTCATATTGATTGGAGAGATGCGAGATCGTGAAACAATCAAAGCAGCCCTCACTGCAGCTGAAACTGGTCACTTGGTATTTGGGACCCTCCATACCAACTCTGCACCTCAAAC
The Nitratiruptor tergarcus DSM 16512 genome window above contains:
- the rpsF gene encoding 30S ribosomal protein S6, translated to MRHYETLFVLKPTLTDEEKKAKFDFIKEVIENNGGEIVATEDVGVRKLAYPIQKFERGHYYIIYFKAPSETVRELERIYRITEDVIRFLTIKYETNKDIRAWEKMVERAKKLSGQASEEKAEA
- the ssb gene encoding single-stranded DNA-binding protein; amino-acid sequence: MYNKVILVGNLTRDIELKYTGTGMAIAKTAIATNRRFKTQAGEQKEEVCFIDITLFGRAAEIANQYLSKGSKVLVEGRLIFEQWTDQSGNKRSKHSVAVDNMQMLGRSEDRSSSTSYEKPASYAQPAQAKEAPAKEPEIPEIDIDEDEIPF
- the rpsR gene encoding 30S ribosomal protein S18, translating into MAEKRRFKKRTCKYCEQKVEYIDYKDIELIKHTLSERYKIMPRRLTGNCKKHQEMVEEAIKRARHAALVPYIVDRKRVVPNPWEELQPIYK
- a CDS encoding HDOD domain-containing protein, with product MALFGFGKKKEKKEEVEVTEEKILNQRGEERYIVQNLSTQYGEITDISKKSVGIYVKEANLGYGDFVDLKFAELTCDAEVCAPQSKKIGFCLQCDVSQELIQNHLFMPKTSEFVSKTIFDKELVVRDKDIETNKAVISLMLDLDDPNATIEKFQRHIASIPKLQEMILKRANSIERARAAQVSDVKVAIARLGFEEVKELVYEYVHYDINLTNKYLINFADFEIYNILLSNIFKRLAPLLPFNDIKGEGESLLAMSYIGAVLMAKMDSDLGASYTSAKELFEFEMRILERSRVATDILEVCKLYFVDTLELFQYIYDGFVFANLMLYPQLEINFPVTLSERKLKFAYVAYLAILTQKFILAKDQSSGYILLSRLRRFGFNLKEAKEFLDGIVDSVNSKLHKMGSQKQIKHCEYPTLAYTIENFLGKNIYAEYFTRSLNIFDKEAQRLAVRYEDAYYTHLVLERFLNSDEYSFRTLPFCVVPCENLADEDMSLSQFDIFDIMVFKNIDKLPAELFEDFRKIWEDFEGKIIVTYSKESMIDFTNEKLYQIIQKSIVDFPSYSQSPTLHMKMLSYTTNSINRFFGKEYCDIADFKEDIGDQKFVYVECMQNMFKGAISP
- a CDS encoding class I SAM-dependent DNA methyltransferase, yielding MGLDLYGKIEPLLGFEEEKQKLYEVFLDKLSELGIKNFLDIGCGSGAFMQLAKNAGFEPEGIDVSRVMVERAKKAGLQVYHGDICQLDRKYEAATAVFDVINYLDKEELAKFFVCVKNLLKKGGYFICDMNTLYGFEEIAQGSLIIDNDEQFVAIDAEFADNRLITKIYLFEKRDSCYKKEAEEIVQYYHEMGFLKKLGLELIDIDFISLYGEEADKVLMTWKGK
- the hisG gene encoding ATP phosphoribosyltransferase, which produces MLTIALPKGRIGDDSLALFEKIFAKEFRFGERKLILEIDDFRFLRVRNQDVPTYVYHQAADLGVVGLDVLEEKGLDLVRLLDLGFGACSVSIGIKEDEELTFNKPSYRVATKMENITREFFSKKAIPVEIIKLYGSIELAPLVGLADMIVDIVETGETMKQNGLKPALTIMQSSAYFIANKNSFYDKKEKILALRQQLQEALGGA
- a CDS encoding type III pantothenate kinase, whose translation is MLLCDIGNSFAKFYDGKELKRIPITQIEQYRRQKVCFINVNPKVEKLLEEFENWINLEQYITLDTSYRGLGVDRKALCWGVEEGVIVDAGSAITVDVMEKGRHKGGFIIPGIRFLQRDFAEISSRLAINTLQQVDLTHLPQNTLTAISYGIIKPIILAIKQFDMRIYITGGDGELLHHYIPEALYDPLLLFKHLEKLVQRKGLC
- a CDS encoding tetratricopeptide repeat protein, whose product is MSTKDNIEYIKKELDSEEKFLESVIKAEKFYKKHKKKITALVVLVVIGFLGYVGYDMMKTHNLEVSNAAYNSLLQNPQDKEALQTLKNKNPKLYALYIYQKAIEKNDIEALQKIANGDDRVLGDLAKYHIAVIKKDSKALERYANNSDAILRDFAYLDSAYMDFMKDAIAVGRKKIENIDKSSTAYPYALLLGHYGAKVKK
- the gatC gene encoding Asp-tRNA(Asn)/Glu-tRNA(Gln) amidotransferase subunit GatC, whose translation is MKKIDENLLQRLQTLSMIQIKDENRDRILEDLNKFLEFVDVLDELDISSYAATYSPIEASAPLRKDIPQNQSEIGQKILRNAPKSEDDFFIVPKIIE
- a CDS encoding type IV pilus twitching motility protein PilT encodes the protein MVDINSLLKTVVAHKASDLHLVFGSEPQVRIDGRLIPLNLPVLTGKEIQTLCYSLLTDKQKKEFEENYELDFAFSIPNVGRFRANYYKTLGEVAAAFRIIPQEIPSIDDLGQPPIFKDIIKREKGLILVTGPTGSGKSTTLAAMLNEINNVEHKHIITIEDPVEFIHKNKKSLFSHRELGFDTKSFAVALKYALREDPDVILIGEMRDRETIKAALTAAETGHLVFGTLHTNSAPQTINRIIDVFGGDEQPQIRAQLSTSLVAVISQALLPKIEGGRVAVYEILVNNPAIANLIRENKIHQIYSQMQLGQQQTGMQTQTKVLQKLLLQKVIDKETAIKFSNRPEELMNFIKNL